Proteins from a genomic interval of Anaerobaca lacustris:
- a CDS encoding acyl-CoA desaturase → MSVLRWFDDEAGLDQLAKRDPNRVDWVRVVPFLALHAVCFAVIWVGWSPVAVGTAVGLYAVRMLAITGVYHRYFSHRSYRTSRFWQFLGAVIAATSAQRGPIWWAGHHRHHHRYADQPEDIHSPVQRGFLWSHLLWILTPRYFAANKAMVKEWTKYPELVWLNRYSIVPPLALLALLLGTGEILRVYVPSAGTSGVQMGVWGFCISTVVLFHATATINSLDHLIGRRRYNTPDHSRNNWVLALITFGEGWHNNHHHYPISARQGFYWWEIDMTYYVLVLLSWLGIVHDLTLVPPRKRDSNRIDDLASVPA, encoded by the coding sequence ATGTCCGTTCTACGTTGGTTCGACGACGAAGCAGGGCTGGACCAGCTCGCCAAGCGGGATCCGAACCGGGTGGACTGGGTCCGGGTAGTCCCATTCCTGGCCCTTCACGCGGTCTGTTTCGCAGTCATCTGGGTGGGATGGAGCCCCGTGGCGGTCGGTACAGCCGTCGGATTGTACGCCGTGCGGATGCTGGCGATCACAGGCGTCTACCACCGGTACTTCTCTCATCGTTCGTACCGAACGTCCCGGTTCTGGCAGTTCCTCGGCGCGGTGATCGCGGCGACGAGTGCCCAGCGTGGGCCGATCTGGTGGGCCGGCCACCACCGCCACCACCACCGGTATGCGGATCAACCCGAAGATATCCATTCTCCTGTCCAAAGGGGGTTTCTCTGGAGCCATCTGCTTTGGATTCTGACGCCCCGGTACTTTGCGGCGAATAAGGCGATGGTTAAGGAGTGGACGAAGTACCCGGAACTGGTTTGGCTGAATCGTTACAGTATCGTTCCGCCGCTGGCTCTGCTGGCTCTGCTGCTTGGCACCGGCGAGATCCTGCGAGTGTATGTGCCCTCGGCCGGGACTTCGGGGGTGCAGATGGGCGTGTGGGGGTTCTGCATCTCGACGGTTGTTCTCTTCCACGCCACCGCGACAATCAACTCCCTGGATCACCTGATCGGCCGGCGGCGGTACAATACCCCCGATCACAGCCGAAACAACTGGGTCCTGGCGCTGATTACCTTCGGCGAAGGGTGGCACAACAACCACCACCACTATCCGATCTCCGCCCGCCAAGGCTTCTACTGGTGGGAGATCGACATGACCTACTACGTGCTGGTCCTTCTTTCCTGGTTGGGCATCGTTCACGATCTGACACTCGTGCCGCCCCGCAAGCGGGACAGCAATCGCATTGACGATCTGGCGTCGGTACCGGCTTAG
- a CDS encoding NAD(P)/FAD-dependent oxidoreductase has protein sequence MRIAIIGTGISGMTAAYLLHGAHDVTVFEADGYIGGHTHTVDVAAEGTTYSVDTGFIVFNERTYPNFLRLLRKLGVSWQNSNMSFSVRCERTQLEYSPSSLDRLFAQRGNLIRPAFWRMVWDIFAFRRHLSDTAGLPETVTLGEHLRQKGYSRMFREYFIVPMGAAIWSAEPCRFENMPACMFARFFANHGFLNVHDQPQWLVVQGGSRQYAEALTAPFHERIRLNCPVRSVRRFPDGVEVEVPGVPTERFDHVIVATHSDQALRLLADPTEDERQILGAIPYQDNQVVLHTDSAILPRRRKVWASWNYRIPSTPQDTVVVTYDMNILQSLDADREFCVTLNPSGDIDAKKVLRRMVYSHPVYTPRAMAAQRRHGQISGVNRTHYCGAYWGNGFHEDGVNSALAVCRYFGRGLDDA, from the coding sequence ATGCGCATCGCCATCATTGGAACAGGCATCTCGGGCATGACCGCTGCTTACCTGCTGCACGGCGCGCATGACGTCACCGTGTTTGAAGCCGACGGCTATATTGGAGGGCACACGCATACGGTGGATGTGGCTGCCGAGGGAACGACCTATTCCGTCGACACGGGTTTCATTGTTTTCAATGAACGGACCTATCCGAATTTCCTCCGCCTTCTGCGCAAACTGGGTGTCTCATGGCAGAACAGCAACATGAGCTTCAGCGTGCGGTGCGAGCGCACCCAGTTGGAGTACTCCCCCAGTTCACTGGACCGGCTCTTCGCCCAGCGTGGCAATCTCATTCGGCCCGCGTTCTGGCGAATGGTCTGGGACATCTTTGCCTTCCGACGACATCTGTCGGATACGGCGGGATTGCCGGAAACGGTGACGCTCGGCGAGCACCTGCGACAGAAGGGATACTCTCGGATGTTTCGAGAGTACTTCATTGTCCCGATGGGAGCCGCGATCTGGTCAGCCGAACCGTGTCGGTTCGAGAACATGCCGGCCTGCATGTTCGCTCGGTTCTTTGCCAATCACGGGTTCTTGAATGTCCACGATCAACCGCAATGGCTCGTCGTCCAGGGAGGATCACGTCAGTACGCCGAGGCGCTGACGGCTCCATTTCACGAGCGCATTCGCCTGAATTGTCCCGTTCGGTCCGTTCGCAGATTCCCTGACGGCGTTGAGGTTGAAGTACCTGGCGTTCCGACCGAACGCTTCGACCACGTAATTGTCGCCACCCACAGTGATCAGGCTCTGCGCCTTTTGGCGGACCCTACCGAGGATGAGCGGCAGATTCTCGGCGCCATTCCCTATCAGGACAACCAGGTGGTCTTGCACACGGATTCGGCGATCCTGCCCAGGCGTCGCAAGGTCTGGGCGAGCTGGAACTACCGCATTCCCTCCACCCCCCAGGACACGGTCGTGGTGACATACGACATGAATATCCTGCAAAGTCTCGACGCGGACCGCGAGTTCTGTGTCACTCTGAACCCGTCCGGCGATATCGACGCGAAGAAGGTTCTGCGCCGAATGGTCTACTCGCACCCCGTCTATACGCCAAGGGCGATGGCCGCACAGCGGCGCCATGGTCAGATCAGCGGCGTGAACCGCACGCATTACTGTGGTGCGTACTGGGGCAATGGCTTCCATGAGGACGGCGTCAACAGCGCCCTGGCCGTTTGTCGGTACTTCGGGAGGGGGCTCGACGATGCATAG
- a CDS encoding SDR family oxidoreductase, with the protein MPQPTRILVTGATGYVGSRLAARLLDEGHSVRVLVRQADRLKHKPWFRRVEIHEGDVCEISKLNDALSGIHTAYYLIHSMTAGSQFGRRDVELAGSFGRVARSVGLQRIIYLGGLGESGEALSEHLRSRQETGQALRSSGVPVTELRAAVIVGAGSISFEMVRYLTERIPLMICPRWVFRRIQPIAIDDVLSYLVAALDLPIGESRTIEIGGADVLTYGKMIKGYARLRGLRRVLLPVPVLTPRLSSHWVHWTTPVPATYARPLIEGLRCEVVVRNDDAAVLFPQIRPMGYEQAVSRALVELIPESFQDAVAAVVERPVGLEISRTVLTDRGMIVEVWQKTVRTTPETAYRAFCSLGGKRGWLYMSWAWRLRAWVDQLVGGVGMRRGRPEDRLPAEGDPIDSFQVERMEPGRLLRLRADMKLPGAGWLQFEARPVTEELTRLVQAVFYAPRGVFGLLYWYTLNPVHRLIFAGLLERLADVAERDGAPRRHVKA; encoded by the coding sequence CGAATACTGGTGACGGGGGCAACCGGATACGTGGGTAGCCGGCTGGCGGCCCGGCTGCTTGACGAAGGACACTCGGTTCGCGTGTTGGTTCGACAGGCCGACCGATTGAAGCACAAGCCGTGGTTCAGGCGGGTGGAGATCCATGAGGGCGACGTCTGCGAGATATCCAAGCTCAACGATGCCTTGTCCGGCATCCACACCGCCTATTACCTGATCCACAGCATGACTGCCGGCAGCCAGTTCGGTCGTCGCGATGTGGAACTGGCGGGCTCCTTTGGCAGGGTCGCGAGGAGCGTAGGTCTGCAGAGGATCATCTATCTGGGCGGACTCGGTGAGTCCGGCGAAGCTCTGTCGGAGCATCTGCGGTCGCGTCAGGAGACGGGGCAGGCGTTGCGGAGCAGTGGCGTGCCCGTCACGGAGTTGCGGGCGGCGGTGATCGTCGGTGCGGGGAGCATCTCGTTTGAGATGGTTCGCTACCTGACCGAGCGAATCCCCCTCATGATCTGCCCGCGGTGGGTCTTCCGACGGATCCAACCGATTGCGATCGATGACGTCCTTTCCTATCTGGTGGCGGCCCTCGACTTGCCGATCGGAGAGAGCCGAACCATCGAGATCGGCGGGGCCGACGTCCTGACGTATGGCAAGATGATCAAGGGGTACGCACGACTTCGTGGCCTTCGGCGCGTTCTGCTGCCTGTTCCCGTCCTGACGCCAAGGCTGTCCTCCCATTGGGTGCACTGGACTACCCCTGTCCCGGCCACGTATGCCCGTCCATTGATCGAGGGTCTGCGATGCGAGGTTGTCGTCAGGAATGATGATGCGGCAGTCCTGTTTCCTCAGATCCGCCCGATGGGGTATGAGCAAGCCGTAAGCCGTGCGCTGGTCGAGTTGATACCCGAGAGTTTTCAAGACGCTGTGGCGGCTGTTGTCGAACGACCGGTCGGATTGGAGATCTCCCGTACGGTGCTGACCGACCGAGGCATGATCGTCGAAGTATGGCAGAAGACGGTACGGACCACGCCGGAAACCGCCTACAGGGCGTTTTGTAGCCTGGGCGGCAAGCGAGGCTGGTTGTATATGAGCTGGGCGTGGCGGCTGCGTGCCTGGGTGGATCAGTTGGTTGGTGGCGTGGGAATGCGGAGGGGCCGCCCCGAGGACAGGTTGCCGGCGGAGGGGGATCCGATCGACTCCTTTCAAGTGGAGAGGATGGAACCAGGGCGCCTGCTCCGCCTCCGTGCCGACATGAAGTTGCCTGGAGCCGGCTGGCTGCAGTTCGAGGCAAGGCCCGTGACCGAGGAGCTGACCCGGCTGGTCCAAGCGGTCTTCTACGCGCCGCGCGGTGTTTTCGGATTGCTCTATTGGTATACTCTCAACCCCGTGCATCGTTTGATTTTCGCCGGGCTGCTCGAGCGGCTCGCCGACGTGGCAGAACGCGACGGCGCTCCCCGGCGGCATGTGAAGGCGTAG